The DNA segment CGGATAGCAGATCGCCGGACGGAAGTTGGCGAACAGCTGCAGGTGCTTGCGCAGGCCGAGGATGGCCTGCTCGGGACGCAGCGGGCGATCCAGCTTGTCGTACTTCCAGTCGCCCACGGCGCCGAACAGGATGGCGTCGGCTTCCTGGGCCAGCTTGAGGGTGGCGTCGGGCAGCGGATGGCCGCTGGCCTCGTAGCCGGCGCCGCCCACCGGGGCGGTTTCCATCTCGAATTTTTCGTCGAGCGCGTTCAAGACCTTGACGGCCTCCGCGATGATCTCGGGACCGATGCCGTCACCCGGCAGGACTGCGATTTTCATGCTTTGTCTTCCTTGTTTTGTCTCAGCGTACCAACCGGTCTCAGCCGACCACGCGGTTGTTCAACCACGGCATCCTGGCCACGCGCTCTGCCTCATATGCCTTGATCTTGTCGGCATGGCGCAGGGACAGGCCGATATCGTCAAAGCCGTTGAGCATGCAGTACTTGCGGAACGGCGCGATGTCGAACGGGTAGCTGTTGCCGCCCGGCGTGACCACCAGTTGCTTGTCGAGATCGATGGTCAGCTTGTAGCCGTTGAACGCATTGGTCTCGTTGAAGATGTGGTCGACCTGCAACTCGGTCAACACCACCGGCAGCAGGCCGTTCTTGTAGCAGTTGTTGAAGAAGATGTCGGCAAAGCTCGGCGCGATCACGGCGCGGAAGCCATATTGCGTCAGCGCCCAGGGTGCGTGCTCGCGCGAGCTGCCGCAGCCGAAGTTGCGGCGGGCCAGCAGGATCGAGCCGCCCTGGTAGCGCGGTTGATTGAGCACGAAGTCCGGGTTCAGCGGGCGGCGGCTGTTGTCTTGCCCGGGCTGGCCCACATCCTTGTAGCGCCATTCGTCGAACAGGTTCGGCCCGAAGCCGGTGCGCTTGATCGACTTGAGGAATTGCTTCGGGATGATGGCGTCGGTGTCGACGTTCTCGCGGTCCAGCGGCACCGTGAGCCCGCTGTGTACAGTGAACTTATCCATGGTCGGTTCCTTACTTCCTTGCCGCGCTTTCGAGCGAGCGGCCTGCGGCCTGTGTGTCCTTGCCAAGGCCGGCCATCGTATGGCAGCCGGCCAGTTGCAGCATGCCCAGGCATGCGAGCAACACAATCAGGGCTTGTTTCATGATGAGCCTGCGCGAATCAGCTGAGCTGGCGGATATCGACGAAGTGGCCTTCGATGGCAGCCGCGGCGGCCATCGCCGGGCTCACCAGGTGAGTCCGGCCACCGGCGCCCTGGCGCCCTTCGAAGTTGCGGTTCGAAGTCGACGCGCAGCGCTCGCCCGCCTCCAGGCGGTCGGCGTTCATGGCCAGGCACATCGAGCAGCCCGGCTCGCGCCACTCAAAACCTGCAGCCTTGAAGACCTTGTCCAGCCCTTCACGCTCGGCTTGTTCCTTGACCAGGCCCGATCCCGGCACCACCATCGCCAGCTTCACGTTGGAAGCCACGCGCCGCCCCAGCTTCTGCACGACCCACGCAGCAGCGCGCATGTCTTCGATGCGGGAGTTGGTGCAGGAACCGATAAAGACCTTGTCGATCTTGATGCTGTCCACTGGCACATTGGGCTGCAGGCCCATGTACTCGAGCGCGCGCTCCATGGCGTTGCGCTTGTTCGGGTCTTTTTCCTTCTCGGGATCCGGCACGCGGTCCTCGATGCTGACCACCATCTCGGGCGAGGTGCCCCAGGTCACCTGCGGACGGACGTCTTCCGCGCGCAGCTCGACCACCTGGTCGAAATGCGCACCGGCGTCCGAATGCAGCGTGCGCCAGTAGCCCACGGCCTGCTCCCACTCCACGCCCTGCGGCGAGAACGGGCGGCCCTTGACGTACTCGAGCGTGACATCGTCCACCGCCACCAGGCCAGCGCGCGCGCCCGCTTCGATGGCCATGTTGCACACCGTCATGCGCCCTTCCATGCTCAGGTCGCGAATGGCCGAGCCAGCGAACTCGATGGTGTAGCCAGTGCCGCCCGCGGTGCCGATCTTGCCGATCACGGCCAGCACGATGTCCTTGGCGGTGCATCCGCGCGGCAGCTTGCCTTCCACGCGCACCAGCATGTTCTTGGCCTTCTTGCCCAGCAACGTCTGCGTAGCCAGCACGTGCTCCACCTCGGAGGTGCCGATGCCGTGCGCCAGCGCGCCAAACGCGCCGTGCGTGCTGGTATGCGAATCGCCGCAGACCACCGTCATGCCCGGCAGCGTGGCGCCCTGCTCCGGCCCGATCACGTGCACGATGCCCTGGCGCAGGTCGTTCATCTTGAACTGGGTGATACCGTACGCGTCGCAGTTGTTGTCCAGTGTATCCACCTGCAGCTTCGACACCGGATCGGCGATGCCCTGGCTACGATCCGTGGTCGGCACGTTGTGGTCCGACACCGCCAGGTTGGCGCTGATGCGCCAGACCGGGCGCTGCGCCAGCTTCAGGCCTTCGAACGCCTGCGGGCTGGTGACTTCGTGCAGCAGATGGCGATCGATGTACAGCATCGTGGTGCCGTCATCCTCGACGTGCACGGTGTGGTCATCCCAAAGTTTGTCGTAAAGCGTCTTGGCCATGATGCAGGGGGGGCGGGCCGGGACCGTTTGGTACAGCACGGTTGGCGGCGTCGCGCGGTAGTTTGGGGGATTTTTCGCAGGAATGCGGGCAACGAAATGCGGCTTGCTGCGATGCTTGACTTCGCAATCGATTATGCCACAGCGATAGCGCGCGACCGGGCCGTGGCCGGCCTGCGCGGCGGCGCAAATGTAATGTGATTGGCGAAAGGGGGATTTCGCCGATGGCGAAAAGGGGGAATGGCGGGGGTCTTCTCCCGCTCGCCCGCCAGGCGGGTGAGCGGGAGAAAATCCGGACTCAACCGCCCAGGTAAGCGCTCTTGATGCGGTCGTTGGCCAGCAGATTGGCGCCGGTGTCCGCCAGCACCACGCGCCCCGTCTCCAGCACATAGCCGCGATCCGCCACGCCCAGCGCCTTGTTGGCGTTCTGCTCGACCAGGAACACTGTGACGCCCTCGTCACGAATGGTCCGGATGATGTCGAAGATCTGCGCGATCACCAGCGGTGCCAGGCCGAGCGTCGGCTCGTCCAGCAACAGCAGGCGGGGCCGGCTCATCAGCGCGCGGCCGATGGCCAGCATCTGCTGCTCGCCGCCGGACATGGTGCCGGCGCGTTGCGTGGAGCGCTGCTTGAGCCGTGGGAAGAGCTTGTAGACGTGCTCGACGCCCGCCTCGATCTCGTCGCGCTTGCCGAAGAAGGCGCCCATCTTCAGGTTGTCCAGCACCGTCAGGCTGGGAAACACGCGCCGCCCCTCCGGCGAGATCGCCATGCCGAGGCGCATGATCTCGTGCGTGGGACGGCGCGTGATGTCCTGCCCTTCAAACATCACGCGCCCGCTCGAGGCGCGCGGCGAGCCGCACACGGTCATCATCAGCGTGGTCTTGCCAGCGCCGTTGCTGCCGATCAGCGTGACGATCTCGCCCTTGTTCACCTCAATCGATACGCCAGACAGCGCTTCGATCGCGCCGTAATGGGTATGGACTTGTTCCAGCTTCAGCATCAGTCCTCTCCCAGGTAAGCCTTGATCACGCGCGGGTCGTTGCGCACTTCGGCCGGTTTGCCGACCAGGATCGGGCGGCCGTGTTCCATCACCAGGATGCGGTCGGACACGCCCATCACCAGGCTCATGTCATGCTCGATCAGCAGCACCGAGATCTTGTGCTCGCGCCGCAACTGGTCAATCAGCTGCGACAGCTCGACCTTTTCCTGCGGGTTGAGGCCGGCAGCCGGCTCGTCGAGCATCAGCAGGCGCGGATTGGTGATCATGCAGCGCGCGATTTCCAGCCGGCGCTGGTGGCCATACGACAGCGTGCCCGCTTCGCGGTTGGCCACGCCACGCAGACCCATGCGCTCGAGCCACAGCGCGGCGCGCTCCAGCGCCTCGCGCTCGGCGCGGCGATAGGCCGGCGTGGCGAACAGCCCGCGCAACAGGCCGGAGCGCACCTGCAAGTGTTGCGCCACCAGCAGGTTCTCCACCACCGTCAACTGCTTGAACAAGCGGATGTTCTGGAAGGTGCGCACCAGCCCGCGGCGAGCCACCTGGTGGCTCGGCAGGCGGGCGATGGAATGCCCGTCCAGCATGACCTCGCCGGCGGTGGGCTTGTAGAAGCCGCCCACGCAGTTGAACACGGTGGTCTTGCCCGCGCCGTTGGGGCCGATGATGGCGAAGACCTCGTCGCGGCGCACATCGAAATCGATGCCGTCGACCGCCAGCAGGCCGCCGAAGCGCATCTGCAGACCGGAGACTTTCAGCAGTTCCGCTGATTGAACTTGGCTCATTGCGGCAACTCCACGTGGGGGCGGCTCGCGGGCAGCAGGCCCTGCGGACGCCACATCATCATCAGCACCATCACCAGGCCGAAAATCAGCATGCGGTATTCGGCGAAGCCGCGCGCCATTTCCGGCAACGCCGTCAGCAGGATGGCGGCCAGGATCACGCCCAGCTGCGAACCCATGCCGCCCAGCACCACCACCGCCAGGATCAGCGCGGACTCGATAAAGGTGAACGATTCGGGATTGACCAGGCCCTGGCGCGCGGCGAAGAAGGCGCCGCCCAGGCCGGCAAACGCCGCGCCCAGCGTGAATGCCGACAGCTTGATGCGGGTCGGGTTCAGGCCGAGTGAGCGGCAGGCGATCTCATCCTCGCGCAGCGCTTCCCACGCGCGCCCCATCGGCATGCGGATCAGCCGGCTGGTGACGAACAGCGTGAAGCCCACCAGCAGCAGCGCCAGCAGGTAGAGGAAGATCACCATGTGCTCTCCGCTGTAGTCCCAGCCCAGCAACTCATGAAAGGTCTTGACGCCTTCCACGCTAGCGCTGCGCGCCATCTCGATGCCGAACACGGTCGGCTTCGGGATGCCCGACACGCCATCCGGTCCACCAGTGAGGCTGGTCAGGTTGTTGAGCAGCAGGCGAATGATTTCGCCGAAGCCCAGCGTGACGATGGCCAGGTAGTCGCCGCGCAGCCTCAGCACCGGAAAACCCAGCACGAAGCCAAACAGCGCCGACATGCCGGCAGCGATCGGCAGGCACTCCCAGAAGGTCAGGCCGAAGTACTGGTTGAGCAGCGCGTAGGTGTAGCCGCCGACCGCGTAGAAGCCGACGTAGCCCAGGTCGAGCAGGCCGGCATAGCCCACCACGATGTTCAGGCCGAGGCCCAGGATCACGTAGATCAGCGCCAGCGTGGCCACGTCCACCGCGCCGCGCGAACTGAAGAACGGGAACACCAGGCCAACCGCCAGCAGCAGCCAGATCACCTTGCGCTGCTGGGTCGCGCCCAGCGCGGGCAGGCTCGGCACCTTGATGCCGGCCGTGGCGCGCTGGAACAGCGGCTTGAAGAGCTGGAACAGGAAGACCGCGCCCACTGCCAGCCACACCGGCTGCCAGTGCGGCTCGAGCACGACCTTGTAGCCGTCGAGCTTCAACTGCAGCCCCAGCACGGGAATGGTCAGGATGGCCGTCATCACGGCCGCGACGATGGCGTTCTTCAGGGTCTGCCCTGCCGGCGCGCCCTGCGTCATGCCGATTGGCGTAGAAATAGCTTGTGTCATAGCGTCCTCACACCTTTTCAACGTCAGGCTTGCCCAGCAGCCCGGTCGGGCGGAACAGCAGGATCAGCACCAGCAGGCCGAACGCCACCACGTCCTTGTACTCGGCAGGCATATAGCCGGAAGCAAAGGTCTCGGCCAGGCCCAGCAGCACGCCACCGAGCATGGCGCCCGGGATGCTGCCGATGCCGCCCAGCACGGCCGCGGTGAAGGCCTTGATGCCCGCCACGAAGCCGATATACGGGTTGAGCTTGCCGATGGTCAGGCCGATCAGCACGCCGCCCACCGCCGCCAGCATCGCGCCCAGCACGAAGGTGAAGGAGATCACGCGGTTGGTGTCGATGCCGAGCAGGTTGGCCATGCGCATGTCCTCGGCGCAGGCACGGCAGGCGCGGCCCATGCGCGAGTGGCCGATGAACAGCGTCAGCGCGAGCATCAGCACCAGCGTGACGCCGACGATCAGCAGGCGCGAGTACGGTACGGTCACGGTGAAATCGCTGCCCATCTGGAACTCGATGGCGCCGGAGATCAGCACCGGCACGGACATGTCGCGCGCGCCCTGCCCGATCTGCACATAGTTCTGCAGGAAAATCGACATGCCGATGGCGGAGATCAGCGGCACCAGCCGCGGTCCGCCGCGCAAGGGGCGGTACGCTACCCGCTCCACGGCGAAACCATACAAACCGGTGACCAGGACGGACACCAGCAAGGCGGCGCCCAGCACCAGCGGCAGCGGATAGCCCGCGCTCGCGCCGATGGCGGTGAGCGTCACCAGGCCCACGTAGGCGCCGATCATGTAGATCTCGCCGTGGGCAAAATTGATCATGCCGATGATGCCGTAGACCATGGTGTAGCCAATGGCGATCAGCGCATAGATCGCACCCAGCGTCAGGCCATTGACCAGTTGCTGGGTAAACTGTGGAAGGAACTCGTTCATGCGGGAAGCCCCATAACTTTGAAGCTGGAGAAGCCGGCGTTGCAGGAGGTGCGCAAGCGCCGGGCCGGCTCCGTAATGCCGGATATGCCCAGGCCCCGGGCGCGGCGGATAAACCGCGCCGGCCGGGCAACCGGACCCCGATACCAAAACGCCCCGCTCAAGCCATGAGCGGGGCGCGCAAAGCCAATGTGCGGCTTAGTTGGCAGCGGTCTTGGTGGCGTCCTTGTGCCAGGTAAACACAACGAACTTGAACGACTTCAGGTCGCCCTGCGCGTCGTACTCGACCTTGCCGATCGGAGTCTGGAAGGCGTTCTTGTGCATGTACGCGGCAACCTTGGTCGGGTCGGTGCTCTTGGCGCCGGCGATGGCGTCGCCAATGATCTGGACCGCGGCGTAGGCCGGCATCTGGAACGGACCGTTGGCGTCACGCTTCTTGTCGGCGAAGGCCTTGACCAGCGCGGCGTTGGACGGATCGGCGGAGAAGTCGGCCGGCAGCGTGACCAGCATGCCTTCCGAAGACGCGCCGGCGATGGCCGTCACGTCCTTGTTGCCCACGCCTTCAGGACCCATGAAGGTCGCCTTGACGCCCTGCTCGCGCGCCTGGCGCAGCAGCAGGCCCATTTCCGGGTGATAGCCGCCGAAGTAGACGAAGTCCACGCCTTGCGACTTGAGCTTGGTAATGACGGCGGAGTAGTCCGAATCGCCGGCGTTCACGCCTTCGAACACAGCCACGGGGATCTTGGCCGCTTCCAGGTCCTTCTTCACCGACGAGGCAATGCCCTGGCCGTACGACTGCTTGTCGTGCAGGATCGCGACCTTCTTGGGCTTGATCTTGGTGATGATGTACTGGGCAGCGGCCGGGCCTTGCTGGTCGTCACGGCCGATGGTGCGGAAGATGAACTTGCGCTTCTTGTTTTCGGTCAGCTGCGGCGCGGTGGCCGACGGCGTCACCATGACGATGCCTTCGTTCTCGTAGATGTCCGAAGCCGGGATGGTCGAGCCCGAGCACACGTGGCCGATCACGTAATGGATCTTCTGGCTGACGATCTTGTTGGCTACCGCCACGGCCTGCTTCGGTTCGCAGGCGTCGTCCATCATCACCACTTCGAACTTGTTGCCGCCCGCGCCGCCGGCGGCATTGATCTGCTCGATGGCGGTCAGCGCACCCGCCTTGACCATGTCGCCATACTGGGCAACCGAGCCGCTCATGGGGCCGGCAATGGCAATCTTGATGGTTTCAGCGTTGGCAGCGGCGCCCAAAGCGCACAGGGCCGTGGCCAGGGAGATGGACGTAAGACGGGACAGCGTCATTCAGGAGCTCCTCGATTATGGTTGGGTCATGGGCTGAGACGGCATGACCTGCGCAATCGAACAACACCCGCGAGCTAAAACCTGGGAAAGACGCCCGAGACGCGGAAGACGGGCCTGCAGATAAGAAGCGTGTGCGGGGCCCGGCATGTGTCAGCCCTCCTGTGCAATCGATGCAATGGAAGACCTTGGTTCGGAAAGACAACGTTGATGCGTTCTCTATTGCGCAGGTGATTCGCCTGCCCCGCTCGCCTCAACGCAGTCCGGAAGGGTGGCCCGGCTGCTGTCGGCAAAGCAGCCCGCATTATAGGGTCAAATTCCGCGCCGGATGGCACATTTGCACAACAAATGAGGATCTTAATGGTAGTAACACAGCACAAAGCGTCGGAAATTGGCGTTATCGCCACGTTTCACGCAATAAATCTTTTGCGCCGCACAAGCGCTGCCAGACCTGGAGGACAAGGCCTTGGCAGGGCCGGCGCGTTCGGTATTGCTGCGCCGCCCCGGCGAGTCGTTTCGCGTCTTGGCTGAAGGCTCCGATCTGCGCCCATGCTGGGCGCACCAACAGCAAAACGCCCCGGCCAGGGCCGGGGCGTTTCATGATGCATGCGGCGCCGTGACTGCCGGCGCCACCTTACCGGGGCATTAACGCGTGCCCATATCCGGCACGTTGCGGCTTGCCGCGCCGTTGAACAGCTGGCGCGGACGGCCGATCTTGTATTCCGGATCGGTGATCATTTCTTCCCACTGCGAGATCCAGCCCGGGGTGCGTGCCAGGGCGAAGATGCAGGTAAACAGCGACGTCGGGATGCCGAGTGCGCGTTGCACGATGCCCGAGTAGAAGTCGACGTTCGGGTACAGCTTGCGGCTGACGAAGTACTCGTCTTCCAGCGCGATCTTCTCCAATTCCATGGCGAGCTTGAACAGCGGGTCGTTGTGCAGGCCCAGTTCGTTCAGCACTTCATAGCAGGTTTCGCGCATCAGCTTGGCACGCGGATCGTAGTTCTTGTACACGCGGTGGCCAAAGCCCATCAGGCGCACGCCCGAGTTCTTGTCCTTGACCTGCTTGATGAACTCGGTGATGTTGTCGACGCTGCCGATTTCCTCAAGCATCTTGAGGGCGGCTTCGTTGGCGCCACCGTGAGCCGGGCCCCACAGGCAAGCCACGCCGGCAGCGATGGCGGCGAACGGGTTGGTACCCGAGGAGCCAGCCAGGCGCACCGTGGAGGTGGATGCGTTCTGCTCGTGGTCCGCGTGCAGGATGAAGATGCGGTCGAGCGCGCGCTCGAGCACCGGGTTCACCTTGTACGGAGCGCACGGCGTGGAGAACATCATCTGCATGAAGTTGCCCGAGTAGGACAGGTCGTTCTGCGGATAGATGTACGGCTGACCGATGTTGTACTTGTAGGCCATGGCGACCAGGGTCGGCATCTTGGCGATCAGGCGGATCGCGGAGATTTCGCGCTGGTGCGGATCATCGATGTCCATGGCGTCGTGGTAGAACGCGCTCATGGCGCCCACCAGGCCCGTCAGGACGGCCATCGGGTGGGCATCGCGGCGGAAGCCGCGCAGGAAGAACTGCATCTGCTCGTGAACCATGGTGTGGTTCATCACGGCGCCCACGAATTCTTCCTTCTGCTTGGCATTGGGCAGTTCGCCCTTGAGCAGCAGGTAGCAGGTTTCCAGGTGGTCGCACTTGGTGGCCAGCTGCTCGATCGGGTAGCCGCGGTACAGCAGCTCGCCCTTGTCCCCGTCGATGTAGGTGATCTTCGAATTGCACGAAGCCGTCGACATGAAACCGGGGTCATAGGTGAACTTGCCGGTCTGTCCGTACAGCTTGCGAATATCGATTACGTCGGGGCCAACGGTACCCGTATAAATCGGCAGCTCAACGCTGGGGGAACCATCGGAAAACGATAGCGTGGCTTTCACATCGGACGGCGTCATGTCGGTTCCTTCTAATGCTGACTAATAATGTTGACGAAACTCAGACCGAACGCAGCAGGGCAATCACGTGCTGCATCGGGGGCGTGTCGAGCTCACCGTCCAACTCCTTGCGCGCAAGAAGCAGGTCCATCAACTCGTTGTCGCTCAGCTCGAAGAGTTCGGAGAGCGAGGCCACGTCCTGGTCGGAGAGGCTTTCTTCGTAACGGTTGAAAAAACGTTCGACGATGATGTCGTTCTCCAGGAGGCCGCGCCGCGCGCGCCAGCGCAGTCGTGCACGCCGGTGCGGGTCGGCCTGGTGGGAGAAACTGGGGGAAACACTTTCGGTCATAGGTACCTACTTCCGGCGCGCCGGTCGGGTATGCAGTTTGATAGCCCGGACTGACGCGCCGCTTACAACAACCGCGCAGGATCAGACCGAGCGGCGAACCATCAGCTCTTTGATCTTGCCGATGGCCTTGGTCGGGTTCAACCCCTTCGGGCAAACATCGACGCAGTTCATGATGCTGTGGCAACGGAACAGGCGGTACGGGTCGTTCAGGTCGTCCAGGCGCTGGCTGGTCGCCTGGTCGCGGCTGTCCGCGATAAAGCGATAGGCTTGCAGCAGGCCGGCCGGGCCGACGAACTTGTCCGGGTTCCACCAGAACGACGGGCACGACGTCGAGCAGCTTGCGCACAAGATGCACTCATACAGGCCGTCCAGCTCGTCGCGTTCCTCGGGCGACTGCAGGCGCTCTTTCTCGGGCGGCGGCTCGTCGTTGATGAGGTACGGCTTGATCGAGTTGTACTGCTTGAAGAACTGCGTCATGTCGACGATCAGGTCGCGCACCACCGGCAGGCCGGGCAGCGGACGCAAAACGATGCGTTCCGGCAGCTCAAGCATGTTGGTCAGGCAGGCCAGACCGTTCTTGCCGTTGATGTTCATCGCGTCCGAACCGCACACGCCTTCGCGGCACGAGCGGCGGAACGAGATGGTTTCGTCCAGCTTCTTCAGCTTGACCAGCGCGTCCAGCAACATGCGCTCATGACCGTCGAGCTCGACCTCGTACGTTTGCATGCGGGGGGCCGCATCCTTGTCCGGGTCGTAGCGGTAGACTTCGAAAATACGCTTCATTTCTGTGGGTCCTGTGGGTCCTACGCGGTGCTTAGAAGGTCCGGGCCTTGGGGGGAACGCTTTCCACCGTCAGCGGGTTCATCTTCACCGGCTTGTAGTCGAGGCGGTTGCCTTCGCTGTAGAACAGCGTGTGCTTGAGCCAGCTCTCGTCGTCGCGATTCGGGAAGTCGCTGTGCGCGTGCGCGCCGCGGGATTCCTTGCGGGCAGCGGCCGAAATCATGGTGGCCTTGGCCACTTCCACCAGGTTGGCCACTTCCAGGGCTTCCACCAGCGCGGTGTTGAAGACCTTGGACTTGTCCTTCAGATGGATGTTGTCAGCACGTTCGGCCACTTCGAGGATGCGCTCGACGCCTTCGTCCATCAGCTTCTGCGTACGGAACACGCCCGCATGCGACTGCATGTTCTTGCGGATGTCGTTGGCCACGTCCTGGGTGTATTCACCCGACGACGACGATTGCAGCTTGGCCAGGCGCGACATGGCGCGGTCGGCAGCATCGGCCGGCAGCGGCTTGTGCTCCTTCTGCTTGATCGAGGTCGCCGCGATGTGGTTGCCGGCCGCGCGGCCGAACACCACCAGGTCCAGCAGCGAATTGGTGCCCAGGCGGTTGGCGCCGTGCACCGACACGCAGGAGCATTCGCCGATCGCGTAGAAACCGTTGATGACTTCGTTGGGGTTGCCGTTCTTCGGCGCCACCACCTGGCCATTGATGTTGGTCGGGATGCCGCCCATCTGGTAATGGATGGTCGGCACCACCGGGATCGGTTCCTTGATCGCGTCGACGTTGGCGAACTTGACACCGATCTCGCGGATCGACGGCAGGCGCTTCATGATGGTGTCGGCCCCGACGTGCGTCAGGTCCAGCAGCACGTAGTCGCCGTTCGGGCCACAACCGCGGCCTTCCTTGATTTCCTGGTCCATCGAGCGCGAGACGAAGTCGCGCGGCGCCAGATCCTTCAGCGTCGGCGCATAGCGCTCCATGAAGCGTTCGCCGTCCTTGTTACGCAGGATGCCGCCTTCCCCGCGCACGCCTTCGGTGATCAGCACGCCCGCGCCGGCCACGCCAGTCGGGTGGAACTGCCAGAACTCCATGTCTTCCAGCGGCACGCCTGCGCGCGCTGCCATGCCCAGGCCGTCACCGGTGTTGATGAAGGCATTGGTC comes from the Cupriavidus basilensis genome and includes:
- the sdhA gene encoding succinate dehydrogenase flavoprotein subunit, with product MVAVKTGLPRRRFDVVIVGAGGAGMRASLQLAEAGLNVAVLSKVFPTRSHTVAAQGGIGASLGNMSEDNWHYHFYDTIKGSDWLGDQDAIEFMCREAPKVVYELEHFGMPFDRNADGTIYQRPFGGHTSNYGEKPVQRACAAADRTGHALLHTLYQRNVRAKTHFFVEWMALDLIRDADGDVLGVTALEMETGEVYILEAKTTLFATGGAGRIYAASTNAFINTGDGLGMAARAGVPLEDMEFWQFHPTGVAGAGVLITEGVRGEGGILRNKDGERFMERYAPTLKDLAPRDFVSRSMDQEIKEGRGCGPNGDYVLLDLTHVGADTIMKRLPSIREIGVKFANVDAIKEPIPVVPTIHYQMGGIPTNINGQVVAPKNGNPNEVINGFYAIGECSCVSVHGANRLGTNSLLDLVVFGRAAGNHIAATSIKQKEHKPLPADAADRAMSRLAKLQSSSSGEYTQDVANDIRKNMQSHAGVFRTQKLMDEGVERILEVAERADNIHLKDKSKVFNTALVEALEVANLVEVAKATMISAAARKESRGAHAHSDFPNRDDESWLKHTLFYSEGNRLDYKPVKMNPLTVESVPPKARTF